The following coding sequences lie in one Phalacrocorax aristotelis chromosome 4, bGulAri2.1, whole genome shotgun sequence genomic window:
- the JADE1 gene encoding protein Jade-1 isoform X1, whose protein sequence is MKRRRLPSSSEDSDDNGSLSTWSQHSRSRHRRTSCSRHEDRKPSEVFRTDLITAMKLHDSFQLNPDEYYVLADPWRQEWEKGVQVPVSPGTIPEPVARVVSETKAVTFTRPRKYIVSSGSEPPELGYVDIRTLADSMCRYDLNDVDVAWLQLANEEFKEMGMPELDEYTMERVIEEFEQRCYDNMNHAIETEEGLGIEYDEDVVCDVCQSPDGEDGNEMVFCDKCNICVHQACYGILKVPEGSWLCRTCALGVQPKCLLCPKKGGAMKPTRSGTKWVHVSCALWIPEVSIGSPEKMEPITKVSHIPSSRWALVCSLCNEKVGASIQCSVKNCRTAFHVTCAFDRGLEMKTILAENDEVKFKSYCPKHSSTKKADDETFNESPGQENGNGIQDSSPPAHLDPFHSMDQNQEEAHRVSLRKQKLQQLEDEFYTFVESSEVAKVLRLPEEPVGFLYQYWKLKRKANFNKPLITPKKDEEDNLAKREQDVLFRRLQLFTHLRQDLERVRNLTYMVTRREKIKRSVCKVQEQIFNIYAKQLEQERVSGVPSSSSSMENTVLFNSPSLGPNAPKIEDLKWHSAFFRKQMGTSLTHSLKKSHKRDGVRNSSGNDSKSTLRQPGQREGSTAPGSFLNFDKTFAETRIVSAQQKNGIVIPDHRKRRDNRPQCEVVKAELKEKTSKHNHKPLRPTELSQRQSENKRAVNHSSGRSAPGTRRDIVPKCNGGLVKVNSNQTVVKVPTTPTSPVKNWGGFRIPKKGERQQQGESPEEACRQNSSYPYLGVGRVSPKDRAKSKLKPDSENDGYIPDAEMSDSETEVAEKKCRQQRLSPNSAISRRTDIIRRSILAS, encoded by the exons AG GTGTTCAGAACGGACCTGATCACTGCCATGAAGTTACATGACTCCTTCCAGCTGAACCCTGATGAATACTATGTGCTGGCAGACCCCTGGAGGCAGGAGTGGGAAAAGGGAGTTCAGGTGCCAGTTAGCCCAGGGACCATCCCAGAACCAGTAGCCAG GGTTGTGTCTGAGACGAAAGCTGTCACCTTTACACGTCCCAGGAAGTACATTGTTTCATCAGGTTCGGAGCCTCCAGAGCTGGGCTACGTTGACATTCGAACCTTAGCAGACAGCATGTGTCGCTACGATCTCAATGATGTGGATGTAGCGTGGTTGCAACTTGCCAATGAAGAATTCAAAGAAATGG GGATGCCTGAGCTGGATGAGTACACGATGGAAAGGGTCATAGAGGAGTTTGAACAACGATGCTATGATAACATGAATCATGCCATCGAGACGGAAGAAGGACTTGGAATTGAATACGATGAAGATGTTGTCTGTGACGTCTGTCAGTCTCCAGATGGTGAAGATGGCAACGAAATGGTGTTTTGTGACAAATGCAATATTTGTGTGCACCAG GCATGTTACGGGATCCTGAAGGTGCCGGAAGGCAGCTGGCTGTGCAGGACCTGTGCGCTTGGTGTTCAGCCCAAGTGTTTGCTGTGTCCCAAGAAGGGAGGTGCCATGAAGCCGACCCGGAGCGGCACCAAGTgggtccatgttagctgtgcTCTGTGGATTCCAGAG GTGAGCATTGGAAGCCCAGAAAAGATGGAGCCCATTACAAAGGTTTCTCACATTCCCAGCAGTAGATGGGCACTAGTGTGCAGCCTCTGTAATGAAAAAGTTGGAGCATCTATACAG tgctcagtgaagaactgcagaacaGCCTTTCATGTCACCTGTGCGTTTGACCGTGGCTTGGAGATGAAGACTATACTGGCAGAGAACGATGAGGTCAAATTTAAGTCATACTGTCCCAAGCACAGCTCCACCAAGAAAGCAGATGATGAGACTTTCAATGAAAGCCCAGGTCAGGAGAACGGGAATGGGATTCAGGAcagctctcctcctgcccacctTGACCCTTTCCACAGCATGGATCAAAACCAGGAGGAGGCCCACAGAGTGAGCCTCCGCAAGCAAAagctccagcagctggaggatgAGTTCTATACCTTTGTTGAGTCTTCAGAAGTGGCTAAAGTGCTGCGGCTGCCCGAGGAGCCGGTGGGATTCCTTTACCAGTACTGGAAGCTGAAGAGAAAAGCCAACTTCAATAAGCCTTTGATTACCCCAAAGAAGGATGAAGAGGACAATCTGGCTAAACGGGAACAGGATGTTCTGTTCAGAAGATTGCAGCTCTTCACACACCTCCGGCAGGATCTAGAGCGG GTGCGTAATCTCACTTACATGGTGACCCgaagggaaaaaatcaagaGATCTGTTTGCAAAGTTCAAGAGCAGATATTTAATATCTACGCAAAGCAGTTGGAACAAGAAAGAGTTTCAG GTGTgccttcctcatcctcctcaaTGGAAAACACAGTGTTGTTCAATAGTCCATCTCTGGGCCCCAACGCCCCCAAGATCGAGGATTTGAAATGGCATTCTGCGTTCTTCAGGAAGCAAATGGGCACATCTCTAACCCACTCTTTGAAAAAATCACACAAGAGAGACGGAGTGAGAAACAGCTCTGGGAACGACAGCAAATCCACGCTGAGGCAGCCTGGCCAAAGGGAGGGCAGCACAGCTCCGGGTAGCTTTTTGAATTTCGACAAGACCTTCGCTGAAACACGGATTGtatcagcacagcagaagaatgGCATAGTTATACCAgaccacagaaaaagaagagacaatCGTCCGCAGTGTGAGGTGGTGAAGGCAGAGCTAAAGGAAAAGACTTCTAAACACAACCACAAACCACTGAGACCCACAGAACTCTCTCAGAGGCAATCGGAAAATAAAAGGGCTGTGAACCACTCCAGTGGTAGGTCAGCACCTGGCACGCGGAGGGATATAGTGCCTAAATGCAACGGGGGTCTTGTCAAAGTAAACTCTAATCAGACAGTAGTTAAAGTGCCTACAACGCCCACAAGCCCAGTGAAAAACTGGGGCGGATTCCGAATTCCAAAGAAGGGGGAGAGGCAACAGCAGGGCGAGAGCCCAGAGGAGGCCTGCCGCCAGAACTCCAGCTACCCTTACCTGGGCGTGGGCAGAGTTTCACCGAAGGACAGGGCGAAAAGCAAGCTAAAGCCTGACAGCGAGAATGACGGGTACATCCCCGACGCTGAAATGAGCGACTCggagactgaagtggctgaaaaaaagtgcaggcagcagaggctgaGTCCAAACAGCGCTATCAGCAGAAGGACGGACATTATCAGGAGAAGCATCCTGGCATCCTGA
- the JADE1 gene encoding protein Jade-1 isoform X2 produces MKLHDSFQLNPDEYYVLADPWRQEWEKGVQVPVSPGTIPEPVARVVSETKAVTFTRPRKYIVSSGSEPPELGYVDIRTLADSMCRYDLNDVDVAWLQLANEEFKEMGMPELDEYTMERVIEEFEQRCYDNMNHAIETEEGLGIEYDEDVVCDVCQSPDGEDGNEMVFCDKCNICVHQACYGILKVPEGSWLCRTCALGVQPKCLLCPKKGGAMKPTRSGTKWVHVSCALWIPEVSIGSPEKMEPITKVSHIPSSRWALVCSLCNEKVGASIQCSVKNCRTAFHVTCAFDRGLEMKTILAENDEVKFKSYCPKHSSTKKADDETFNESPGQENGNGIQDSSPPAHLDPFHSMDQNQEEAHRVSLRKQKLQQLEDEFYTFVESSEVAKVLRLPEEPVGFLYQYWKLKRKANFNKPLITPKKDEEDNLAKREQDVLFRRLQLFTHLRQDLERVRNLTYMVTRREKIKRSVCKVQEQIFNIYAKQLEQERVSGVPSSSSSMENTVLFNSPSLGPNAPKIEDLKWHSAFFRKQMGTSLTHSLKKSHKRDGVRNSSGNDSKSTLRQPGQREGSTAPGSFLNFDKTFAETRIVSAQQKNGIVIPDHRKRRDNRPQCEVVKAELKEKTSKHNHKPLRPTELSQRQSENKRAVNHSSGRSAPGTRRDIVPKCNGGLVKVNSNQTVVKVPTTPTSPVKNWGGFRIPKKGERQQQGESPEEACRQNSSYPYLGVGRVSPKDRAKSKLKPDSENDGYIPDAEMSDSETEVAEKKCRQQRLSPNSAISRRTDIIRRSILAS; encoded by the exons ATGAAGTTACATGACTCCTTCCAGCTGAACCCTGATGAATACTATGTGCTGGCAGACCCCTGGAGGCAGGAGTGGGAAAAGGGAGTTCAGGTGCCAGTTAGCCCAGGGACCATCCCAGAACCAGTAGCCAG GGTTGTGTCTGAGACGAAAGCTGTCACCTTTACACGTCCCAGGAAGTACATTGTTTCATCAGGTTCGGAGCCTCCAGAGCTGGGCTACGTTGACATTCGAACCTTAGCAGACAGCATGTGTCGCTACGATCTCAATGATGTGGATGTAGCGTGGTTGCAACTTGCCAATGAAGAATTCAAAGAAATGG GGATGCCTGAGCTGGATGAGTACACGATGGAAAGGGTCATAGAGGAGTTTGAACAACGATGCTATGATAACATGAATCATGCCATCGAGACGGAAGAAGGACTTGGAATTGAATACGATGAAGATGTTGTCTGTGACGTCTGTCAGTCTCCAGATGGTGAAGATGGCAACGAAATGGTGTTTTGTGACAAATGCAATATTTGTGTGCACCAG GCATGTTACGGGATCCTGAAGGTGCCGGAAGGCAGCTGGCTGTGCAGGACCTGTGCGCTTGGTGTTCAGCCCAAGTGTTTGCTGTGTCCCAAGAAGGGAGGTGCCATGAAGCCGACCCGGAGCGGCACCAAGTgggtccatgttagctgtgcTCTGTGGATTCCAGAG GTGAGCATTGGAAGCCCAGAAAAGATGGAGCCCATTACAAAGGTTTCTCACATTCCCAGCAGTAGATGGGCACTAGTGTGCAGCCTCTGTAATGAAAAAGTTGGAGCATCTATACAG tgctcagtgaagaactgcagaacaGCCTTTCATGTCACCTGTGCGTTTGACCGTGGCTTGGAGATGAAGACTATACTGGCAGAGAACGATGAGGTCAAATTTAAGTCATACTGTCCCAAGCACAGCTCCACCAAGAAAGCAGATGATGAGACTTTCAATGAAAGCCCAGGTCAGGAGAACGGGAATGGGATTCAGGAcagctctcctcctgcccacctTGACCCTTTCCACAGCATGGATCAAAACCAGGAGGAGGCCCACAGAGTGAGCCTCCGCAAGCAAAagctccagcagctggaggatgAGTTCTATACCTTTGTTGAGTCTTCAGAAGTGGCTAAAGTGCTGCGGCTGCCCGAGGAGCCGGTGGGATTCCTTTACCAGTACTGGAAGCTGAAGAGAAAAGCCAACTTCAATAAGCCTTTGATTACCCCAAAGAAGGATGAAGAGGACAATCTGGCTAAACGGGAACAGGATGTTCTGTTCAGAAGATTGCAGCTCTTCACACACCTCCGGCAGGATCTAGAGCGG GTGCGTAATCTCACTTACATGGTGACCCgaagggaaaaaatcaagaGATCTGTTTGCAAAGTTCAAGAGCAGATATTTAATATCTACGCAAAGCAGTTGGAACAAGAAAGAGTTTCAG GTGTgccttcctcatcctcctcaaTGGAAAACACAGTGTTGTTCAATAGTCCATCTCTGGGCCCCAACGCCCCCAAGATCGAGGATTTGAAATGGCATTCTGCGTTCTTCAGGAAGCAAATGGGCACATCTCTAACCCACTCTTTGAAAAAATCACACAAGAGAGACGGAGTGAGAAACAGCTCTGGGAACGACAGCAAATCCACGCTGAGGCAGCCTGGCCAAAGGGAGGGCAGCACAGCTCCGGGTAGCTTTTTGAATTTCGACAAGACCTTCGCTGAAACACGGATTGtatcagcacagcagaagaatgGCATAGTTATACCAgaccacagaaaaagaagagacaatCGTCCGCAGTGTGAGGTGGTGAAGGCAGAGCTAAAGGAAAAGACTTCTAAACACAACCACAAACCACTGAGACCCACAGAACTCTCTCAGAGGCAATCGGAAAATAAAAGGGCTGTGAACCACTCCAGTGGTAGGTCAGCACCTGGCACGCGGAGGGATATAGTGCCTAAATGCAACGGGGGTCTTGTCAAAGTAAACTCTAATCAGACAGTAGTTAAAGTGCCTACAACGCCCACAAGCCCAGTGAAAAACTGGGGCGGATTCCGAATTCCAAAGAAGGGGGAGAGGCAACAGCAGGGCGAGAGCCCAGAGGAGGCCTGCCGCCAGAACTCCAGCTACCCTTACCTGGGCGTGGGCAGAGTTTCACCGAAGGACAGGGCGAAAAGCAAGCTAAAGCCTGACAGCGAGAATGACGGGTACATCCCCGACGCTGAAATGAGCGACTCggagactgaagtggctgaaaaaaagtgcaggcagcagaggctgaGTCCAAACAGCGCTATCAGCAGAAGGACGGACATTATCAGGAGAAGCATCCTGGCATCCTGA